Part of the Ziziphus jujuba cultivar Dongzao chromosome 8, ASM3175591v1 genome is shown below.
attaccgacggtttcatcggtaattaccgagggtgtacagtccatcacattttacaagttttttgggccccacaagtcccataacgtgtgttgaatgcaaaaacatgcaaaatagggattctaaaattatgctcaggagagaaaatcccaaaatttcctaaacgtgtctcaaattttgcaaaaaaatatgatgactgttcaccctcggtaaataCCGAAGAAaccgttggtaatttttccagagggtatgtggttggttaccgacggtttcctcgggcattaccgagggggtacagtcatccaatttttttgtaaaatttgagacacgtttatgaaattttgggattttctctccttagcataattttagaatccctattttgcatgtttttgcattcaacacacgttatgggacttgtggggcctaaaaaaaatgtaaaatgtgatggactgtacaccctcggtaattaccgacgaaaccgtcggtactttttccagagggtatgtgttggttaccgacgatttcctccggaattaccgagggaatacagtcatccaatttttttgcaaaatttgagaactttttaagcaattttgggattttctctccttaggataattttagaatccatatttttcatttttttgcgttcaacacacgttatgggacttgtggggcccaaaacaattggtaaaatgtgattgactgtacacccttggtaattaccgacgaaaccgtcggtaatttttccagagggtatgtgttggttaccgacgatttcctcgggaattaccgtgggtgaacagtcatccaaattttttcaaaatttgatacacttttatgaaattttgggattttctctacttagcataattttagaatccctatttgccatgtttttgcattcaacacacgttatgggacttgtggggcccaaaaaattggtaaaatgttatggactgtacaccctcgggaattaccgatgaaaccgtcggtaatttttccatagggtatttgttggttatcgacgatttcctcgggaattaccgagggtgaacagtcatcctatttttttagaaaatttgagaactttttaagcaattttgggattttctctccttaggataattttagaaaccatatttttcattttttttgcattcaacacaccttaggggacttgtggggcccaaaaaattgataaaatgtgattgccatagggtttcggtaattaccgacgaaaccttcaataatttttgaatcaaaaacaaattgaacgttttcattttttaatgccgtttaATCACTTACTTtgccagaatttatcattaataatgctacatttagcatgttattggttggaacacacatgattgaagttgccggatggaattgttgtgagtcttttacgacggtgtacaaatgtcaattaccgatgatgcattggtcattaccattgggcagtaatatcatccaggcaatagtaagaaacatacaaacaactgaaccaaaaactgaagacggaatgatatgttatcaaaacaatacgacagataaatttgacaataaaagaacacataaagccaacgtctattatgccaaaacacacgtTATGCGGttgaccaactaattgcattcctgactacatttcatacacacgcataccacataacatggcctcattgtctgaatatagcatcatgcgattgatgggCGTTTGTTTCAGTGGTGCTATtggttgttagtgctatcaagaggtacggcggcggagCTTGATCGGCTGTtgtgaccaacctgtttgcacctcccgcatctatattgatgacgctcctctccttgagattgaatcctcttctttctcagtcttcctgactgtttgccaatttgaggtggaagtacaacctggtttatgacatcatctggagcatgccattgactttatctccaagtggatatatggtttccgaatatgcatcacggagtgagtcaactgagtaatgcgccgagcaaagAAAATATGGAGAGATATgttgatgcttacatgctgcaattgcatggacacaaggaaatccatcaatgtcaaattctttgcatgagcacgtcttattttctaagttaacaactccaatgaacatgccatggccaacaacttgaaactcatataagttcattggcataacacgtaagcctctgccattatttgagctgtcctgcatgattttttccaaccaattagtaacaggagtttgcattgcagcaacgttagttcgacgttcataccaccacctttgcaagacatcacgaatgtgatctaaTAATGGCAAAACAgatttatccctagcatcaataagcacagagttcatgctctctgcaatgttagttgtcattatgttgtatttattgcccggaaaatgtgatctagcccattttgaaggacttgcatccttgagatattgtacagcttcaatactaaccccttctaaaagctgcatggccttatcaaaattctcaacaatatatactctagctgcatcattaaaagttgatataatcgcgttgacattatctttaaacttcttagcacataaatttgtaccaagatgatatgtgcagtggccatggtgattattagggaaaactgtacgtattgcttttgcaatgctcttgtgtctatccgatataaaagctatatttggatcatccccaaacgcttctttaaagctctcaaaaaaccacgtgtaagccgcatccgtctccccagggcctattccataagcaagtggataaatttgattgttcccatccaaacatgatgcaatatataacaaacctctatatctattcttcagtgtagttccatcaacagctacgactctccgcatatgctggaaccctctaatgctagctccaaatgccatgaaaaaatata
Proteins encoded:
- the LOC107433929 gene encoding uncharacterized protein LOC107433929 isoform X1, which translates into the protein MLLVLSLKFGIIPIVVRVGVQDCDIDGLRDICWTQHSGLSAGDSRHGESPYGSSPIDNVNDDVLASPCTENHLDIRQDSTATMAELRVNHRFSSVNAHEIIRINQIFASKNALQKKISLYALRRNFEFKVKKSDRVRYEVVCANDNCVWRMRATKLHGDNTEAFMIRAFKDEHICSLNIMKRDHRQATSSVIGDIIQPMFDGISRQYKPRDIVHDIRSNYGVNISCNKVWAAKEVALSGLWGTSEDSYAKLPLWSHVLKSKNPSTFTRIKTDDQNRFLYFFMAFGASIRGFQHMRRVVAVDGTTLKNRYRGLLYIASCLDGNNQIYPLAYGIGPGETDAAYTWFFESFKEAFGDDPNIAFISDRHKSIAKAIRTVFPNNHHGHCTYHLGTNLCAKKFKDNVNAIISTFNDAARVYIVENFDKAMQLLEGVSIEAVQYLKDASPSKWARSHFPGNKYNIMTTNIAESMNSVLIDARDKSVLPLLDHIRDVLQRWWYERRTNVAAMQTPVTNWLEKIMQDSSNNGRGLRVMPMNLYEFQVVGHGMFIGVVNLENKTCSCKEFDIDGFPCVHAIAACKHQHISPYFLCSAHYSVDSLRDAYSETIYPLGDKVNGMLQMMS
- the LOC107433929 gene encoding uncharacterized protein LOC107433929 isoform X2, which translates into the protein MGYETFVGPNIRDFQLVIVDMDSTATMAELRVNHRFSSVNAHEIIRINQIFASKNALQKKISLYALRRNFEFKVKKSDRVRYEVVCANDNCVWRMRATKLHGDNTEAFMIRAFKDEHICSLNIMKRDHRQATSSVIGDIIQPMFDGISRQYKPRDIVHDIRSNYGVNISCNKVWAAKEVALSGLWGTSEDSYAKLPLWSHVLKSKNPSTFTRIKTDDQNRFLYFFMAFGASIRGFQHMRRVVAVDGTTLKNRYRGLLYIASCLDGNNQIYPLAYGIGPGETDAAYTWFFESFKEAFGDDPNIAFISDRHKSIAKAIRTVFPNNHHGHCTYHLGTNLCAKKFKDNVNAIISTFNDAARVYIVENFDKAMQLLEGVSIEAVQYLKDASPSKWARSHFPGNKYNIMTTNIAESMNSVLIDARDKSVLPLLDHIRDVLQRWWYERRTNVAAMQTPVTNWLEKIMQDSSNNGRGLRVMPMNLYEFQVVGHGMFIGVVNLENKTCSCKEFDIDGFPCVHAIAACKHQHISPYFLCSAHYSVDSLRDAYSETIYPLGDKVNGMLQMMS